One genomic segment of Belonocnema kinseyi isolate 2016_QV_RU_SX_M_011 chromosome 2, B_treatae_v1, whole genome shotgun sequence includes these proteins:
- the LOC117168432 gene encoding uncharacterized protein LOC117168432 translates to MNAEKKMYLLVPILLNCLHVLRVVVGQELSVTRHVDGDIFTIEGSCEKACAVLSSGTASPFFRNPATAGLYIPDDSCTCQCNVEVPVFREDLHICVNDIHEVHQF, encoded by the exons ATG AATGCTGAgaagaaaatgtatcttctagTCCCCATCCTCTTGAATTGCCTTCACGTTCTGCGCGTCGTGGTCGGCCAAGAACTTTCAGTCACACGACATGTGGATGGTGATATTTTCACCATTGAAG GTTCTTGCGAAAAGGCGTGTGCTGTTCTTAGTAGTGGAACAGCAAGTCCCTTTTTTCGCAATCCTGCCACTGCTGGACTTTATATTCCTGACGACTCCTGCACTTGCCAGTGCAATGTTGAAGTTCCGGTATTTCGAGAGGATCTTCACATCTGCGTGAATGATATTCACG